In one window of Streptomyces roseofulvus DNA:
- a CDS encoding ATP-dependent Clp protease proteolytic subunit, translating into MTNLKPYAAGEPSIGGGLGDHVYNRLLGERIIFLGQQVDDEIANKITAQMLLLAADPEKDIYLYINSPGGSVTAGMAVYDTMQYIPNDVVTIGMGMAASMGQFLLTGGTPGKRFALPNTDILMHQGSAGIGGTASDIKIQAEYLLRTKKRMAEITAHHSGQTVETIIRDGDRDRWFTAEEAKEYGLIDDIITHAAGVPGGGGTGA; encoded by the coding sequence GTGACGAATCTGAAGCCTTACGCCGCGGGTGAGCCGTCCATCGGTGGTGGCCTCGGCGACCATGTCTACAACCGGCTGCTCGGCGAGCGCATCATCTTCCTCGGCCAGCAGGTCGACGACGAGATCGCGAACAAGATCACCGCGCAGATGCTCCTCCTGGCCGCCGACCCGGAGAAGGACATCTACCTCTACATCAACAGCCCCGGTGGCTCCGTGACGGCCGGCATGGCCGTCTACGACACCATGCAGTACATCCCGAACGACGTCGTCACCATCGGTATGGGCATGGCGGCCTCGATGGGCCAGTTCCTGCTCACCGGCGGCACCCCCGGCAAGCGCTTCGCGCTGCCGAACACCGACATCCTGATGCACCAGGGCTCCGCCGGCATCGGCGGCACCGCCTCCGACATCAAGATCCAGGCCGAGTACCTGCTGCGCACGAAGAAGCGCATGGCCGAGATCACCGCGCACCACTCCGGCCAGACCGTCGAGACGATCATCCGCGACGGCGACCGCGACCGCTGGTTCACCGCGGAGGAGGCCAAGGAGTACGGCCTCATCGACGACATCATCACGCACGCCGCGGGTGTTCCGGGCGGCGGCGGCACGGGCGCCTGA
- a CDS encoding ATP-dependent Clp protease proteolytic subunit — MQNNLSPSGLYTGAPMDNRYVVPRFVERTSQGVREYDPYAKLFEERVIFLGVQIDDASANDVMAQLLCLESMDPDRDISIYINSPGGSFTALTAIYDTMQFVKPDIQTVCMGQAASAAAVLLAAGTPGKRMALPNARVLIHQPSGGTGREQLSDLEIAAKEILRMRDQLETMLAKHSTTPIEKIRDDIERDKILTAEDALAYGLIDQIVSTRKSTAAAAH; from the coding sequence ATGCAGAACAACCTCTCCCCGAGCGGCCTCTACACCGGCGCGCCGATGGACAACCGCTACGTCGTCCCGCGCTTCGTCGAGCGCACCTCGCAGGGCGTGCGCGAGTACGACCCGTACGCGAAGCTCTTCGAGGAGCGCGTGATCTTCCTCGGCGTGCAGATCGACGACGCCTCGGCCAACGACGTCATGGCGCAGCTGCTGTGCCTGGAGTCGATGGACCCGGACCGCGACATCTCGATCTACATCAACAGCCCGGGCGGCTCCTTCACCGCCCTCACGGCCATCTACGACACGATGCAGTTCGTGAAGCCCGACATCCAGACGGTCTGCATGGGCCAGGCGGCCTCCGCCGCGGCCGTGCTGCTCGCCGCCGGCACCCCCGGCAAGCGGATGGCCCTGCCGAACGCCCGTGTGCTGATCCACCAGCCCTCCGGCGGCACCGGCCGCGAGCAGCTCTCCGACCTGGAGATCGCGGCCAAGGAGATCCTGCGGATGCGCGACCAGCTGGAGACCATGCTGGCCAAGCACTCCACCACGCCGATCGAGAAGATCCGCGACGACATCGAGCGCGACAAGATCCTGACGGCCGAGGACGCCCTCGCGTACGGCCTGATCGACCAGATCGTCTCGACCCGCAAGAGCACGGCCGCCGCGGCACACTGA
- a CDS encoding PP2C family protein-serine/threonine phosphatase, producing MAHHGVNTYTARLRRRAHRARVVLRRTGVDYFRGGTSDRLALAGLLLTIPAIVCGTVLDPVWCSPAALVLPIVAGGLLLRPASLLGLYAAAAGGLIVESTILGPYGEGPARVTPGTVLVVAACGLFGLLIAQFRARVGVPWRRGGTMLFDLRERLRVQSALPRLPRGWHREMALRPAGGQSFSGDFVVAARTHGGRTLEVVLTDVSGKGMDAASRSLLLSGAFGGLLGSLPPHGFLPAANGYLLRQNWDEGFATSIHLVLDLDSGDYELFSAGHLPALQLHSGTGRWEEKDGDGPLLGVYDGAEFHPVKGTLHPGDVLMLFTDGLVEAADRDLAEGIDRLTGEADRCVPGGFEGVAWHLIEAVAKDVNDDRALVLISRPA from the coding sequence ATGGCCCACCACGGAGTGAACACGTACACGGCCCGGTTGCGCAGGCGCGCCCACCGGGCCCGCGTCGTGCTGCGCCGGACCGGCGTCGACTACTTCCGCGGCGGCACCTCCGACCGGCTCGCCCTCGCCGGGCTGCTGCTCACCATCCCCGCCATCGTCTGCGGCACCGTCCTCGACCCGGTCTGGTGCTCGCCCGCCGCCCTCGTCCTGCCCATCGTGGCCGGCGGACTGCTGCTGCGGCCCGCCAGCCTGCTCGGCCTGTACGCGGCGGCAGCCGGCGGCCTGATCGTCGAGTCCACCATCCTCGGCCCGTACGGCGAGGGGCCCGCCCGCGTCACCCCCGGCACCGTCCTGGTGGTCGCCGCCTGCGGTCTCTTCGGCCTGCTCATCGCCCAGTTCAGGGCCCGGGTCGGGGTGCCCTGGCGGCGCGGCGGCACCATGCTCTTCGACCTGCGCGAACGGCTCCGGGTGCAGAGCGCGCTGCCCCGGCTGCCGCGCGGCTGGCACCGCGAGATGGCGCTCCGCCCGGCCGGCGGACAGTCCTTCTCGGGCGACTTCGTCGTCGCCGCCCGCACCCACGGCGGCCGCACCCTGGAGGTCGTCCTCACCGACGTCTCCGGCAAGGGCATGGACGCGGCCTCCCGCTCCCTGCTGCTCTCCGGCGCCTTCGGCGGCCTCCTCGGCTCGCTCCCGCCGCACGGCTTCCTGCCCGCCGCCAACGGCTATCTGCTCCGGCAGAACTGGGACGAGGGCTTCGCCACCTCCATCCACCTCGTCCTCGACCTGGACTCCGGCGACTACGAGCTCTTCTCCGCCGGCCACCTGCCCGCGCTGCAGCTCCACTCCGGCACCGGCCGCTGGGAGGAGAAGGACGGCGACGGGCCCCTCCTCGGCGTCTACGACGGCGCCGAGTTCCACCCGGTCAAGGGAACCCTGCACCCCGGCGACGTCCTGATGCTCTTCACCGACGGACTCGTCGAGGCCGCCGACCGCGACCTCGCCGAGGGCATCGACCGGCTCACCGGCGAGGCCGACCGCTGCGTCCCCGGCGGCTTCGAGGGCGTCGCCTGGCACCTCATCGAGGCGGTCGCCAAGGACGTCAACGACGACCGCGCCCTCGTCCTGATCTCCCGCCCCGCCTGA
- the tig gene encoding trigger factor, whose protein sequence is MKSAVETLNPTRVRLTVEVPFEELKDSLDAAYKKINQQVTVKGFRKGKIPARVIDQRFGRGAVLEEAVNDALPKFYTEAVNEAEVNVLGQPEVDITELKDGELLAFTAEVDVRPAIEIPDYSGIEVEVDAIEVTDEDVEKSVEQLRERFASTSKVERAAAEGDVVTLDLTAKVDGEVLPDGVADGVSYTIGSGELLDGIDAAVTGLEAGGEATFTSQLKGGSAAGKDAEVTVKVTEVAARELPELDDEFAQMASEFDTLDELKADSRKRLENMKQFDQATQAQERVLEKFLELAEIPVPEKLLEDEVNTRKHNLEHHQLGQMGLSLEKYLELQGKTVEEFEAETKEQAVKGIKTQFLLDELVSKEKLNVEQDELTEHLFRRAASSGMSPDQFAQAVVQGGQVPMLVGEVARGKALAVVVEAAKVVDTNGEVVDLSDDEDEVEAAAETVEAVTGEAEVAEEK, encoded by the coding sequence GTGAAGAGCGCCGTGGAGACCCTGAACCCGACCCGGGTTCGGCTCACTGTCGAGGTGCCCTTCGAGGAGCTCAAGGACAGCCTCGACGCGGCGTACAAGAAGATCAACCAGCAGGTCACGGTCAAGGGCTTCCGCAAGGGCAAGATCCCGGCTCGTGTGATCGACCAGCGGTTCGGCCGCGGCGCCGTGCTGGAGGAGGCCGTCAACGACGCGCTCCCGAAGTTCTACACCGAGGCCGTGAACGAGGCCGAGGTCAACGTGCTGGGCCAGCCCGAGGTCGACATCACCGAGCTGAAGGACGGCGAGCTGCTGGCCTTCACCGCCGAGGTCGACGTCCGCCCGGCCATCGAGATCCCGGACTACTCCGGCATCGAGGTCGAGGTCGACGCCATCGAGGTCACCGACGAGGACGTCGAGAAGTCCGTGGAGCAGCTCCGCGAGCGCTTCGCGTCCACCAGCAAGGTCGAGCGCGCCGCCGCCGAGGGCGACGTCGTCACCCTCGACCTGACCGCCAAGGTCGACGGCGAGGTGCTGCCCGACGGCGTCGCCGACGGTGTCTCGTACACCATCGGCTCCGGCGAGCTGCTCGACGGCATCGACGCCGCCGTCACCGGCCTGGAGGCCGGCGGCGAGGCCACCTTCACCTCGCAGCTGAAGGGCGGCTCCGCCGCGGGCAAGGACGCCGAGGTCACCGTCAAGGTCACCGAGGTCGCCGCCCGTGAGCTCCCCGAGCTGGACGACGAGTTCGCGCAGATGGCGTCGGAGTTCGACACCCTCGACGAGCTCAAGGCCGACAGCCGCAAGCGCCTCGAGAACATGAAGCAGTTCGACCAGGCCACCCAGGCCCAGGAGCGCGTCCTGGAGAAGTTCCTGGAGCTGGCGGAGATCCCCGTCCCCGAGAAGCTCCTCGAGGACGAGGTCAACACCCGCAAGCACAACCTGGAGCACCACCAGCTCGGCCAGATGGGCCTGAGCCTGGAGAAGTACCTGGAGCTCCAGGGCAAGACGGTCGAGGAGTTCGAGGCCGAGACCAAGGAGCAGGCGGTCAAGGGCATCAAGACCCAGTTCCTCCTCGACGAGCTCGTCTCCAAGGAGAAGCTGAACGTCGAGCAGGACGAGCTCACCGAGCACCTGTTCCGCCGTGCCGCCTCCTCCGGCATGTCCCCCGACCAGTTCGCCCAGGCCGTCGTCCAGGGCGGCCAGGTGCCGATGCTGGTCGGCGAGGTCGCCCGCGGCAAGGCCCTCGCGGTCGTCGTCGAGGCCGCCAAGGTCGTCGACACCAACGGTGAGGTCGTCGACCTCTCCGACGACGAGGACGAGGTCGAGGCCGCCGCCGAGACGGTCGAGGCCGTCACCGGCGAGGCCGAGGTCGCCGAGGAGAAGTAA